The following are encoded in a window of Acidimicrobiales bacterium genomic DNA:
- a CDS encoding DUF2510 domain-containing protein, which produces MSEQSGSWQPDPFGRHQYRYWDGSQWSDHVSNDGALSTDPPSADPGGAAAGTEPAGWGAAGASDPTAAMPASPSPPPPGGGGPGGPAGPPPEQPNGSGGNMAAIIGGIVILALIIGALVWFLVLSDDDGVDEELRGEVISSLRSEMGLSAAQAGCVADELTDSGDIADIADAIERGDDPTDEQLLVIFDAFDECDVDPTSGDDTTDTTEDDTTDTTEDDTTDTTEDAGGSSGNMEFPPAMMEMMASEMAAEMGITPDQAECFLTGMFEGFSDEQFEDMLSDPDSFTDPDSMGMAFELFEECDIDPTQLDEGSGGGGGDFGLLPGDTYGDNPELDVLWDACDAGDDEACDELYRSSEFGSEYEEFGDTCAGRGRDGVWCVD; this is translated from the coding sequence GTGAGCGAACAGTCCGGATCGTGGCAGCCCGATCCCTTCGGGCGTCACCAGTACCGCTACTGGGACGGTTCCCAGTGGTCCGATCATGTGTCCAACGACGGGGCGCTCTCCACCGATCCGCCCAGCGCGGATCCGGGTGGAGCCGCGGCTGGAACCGAGCCCGCCGGTTGGGGCGCGGCCGGCGCGTCGGATCCCACTGCGGCGATGCCGGCATCACCGTCGCCGCCTCCACCGGGTGGTGGCGGGCCCGGCGGACCCGCCGGTCCACCTCCCGAACAGCCCAACGGCTCGGGTGGCAACATGGCGGCGATCATCGGCGGCATCGTGATCCTGGCCCTCATCATCGGCGCCCTGGTCTGGTTCCTCGTGCTCTCCGACGATGACGGCGTCGACGAGGAGTTGCGTGGCGAGGTCATCTCCAGCCTGCGCTCCGAGATGGGGCTCAGCGCCGCCCAGGCCGGATGCGTGGCCGACGAGCTCACCGACTCGGGAGACATCGCCGACATCGCCGATGCGATCGAGCGCGGTGACGATCCCACCGACGAGCAGCTGCTGGTCATCTTCGACGCCTTCGACGAGTGCGACGTCGACCCGACCTCGGGTGACGACACCACCGACACCACCGAGGACGACACCACCGACACCACCGAGGACGACACCACCGACACCACCGAGGACGCCGGTGGTAGCAGCGGGAACATGGAGTTCCCGCCGGCGATGATGGAGATGATGGCCTCGGAGATGGCCGCCGAGATGGGCATCACCCCCGACCAGGCCGAGTGCTTCCTCACGGGCATGTTCGAAGGGTTCTCCGACGAGCAGTTCGAGGACATGCTCTCCGATCCCGACTCCTTCACCGACCCCGACTCGATGGGGATGGCCTTCGAGCTGTTCGAAGAGTGCGACATCGACCCCACCCAGCTCGATGAGGGCTCCGGCGGTGGTGGCGGCGACTTCGGACTTCTGCCCGGCGACACCTACGGCGACAATCCCGAGCTCGACGTCCTGTGGGACGCCTGCGATGCCGGTGACGACGAGGCCTGCGACGAGCTCTACCGCAGCTCCGAGTTCGGTTCGGAGTACGAGGAGTTCGGCGACACCTGCGCCGGGCGCGGTCGCGACGGCGTGTGGTGCGTCGACTAG
- a CDS encoding lactate racemase domain-containing protein: MTRRSPRPGFVLDVDRSTPPIVFHHGEGFRLEKLPPGRSRVVYPAEPLRGLDDPEAAIRHALLNPHGESEPLPALLFPGMKLTIAFDDVSLPLPPMRRPDIRQRIIEAVLDLAAEAGVDDVHLIAALALHRRMTEGELRHAVGDRVYDAFAPRNLLYNHDAEDPDGMVILGQTGHGEDVEMNRRAAESDLVVYVNINIVAMDGGHKSTATGLAGYAGVRPHHNPKTMTQSKSFMDQTSSELHKSNWRQGDVIRDAGVKIFQIETTINNNTFGRTGPMSMLQKREWEWTTRDRAAFIAMQNGLGVLPARRRRQIFHSWEAPYEMTSVQAGEVEAVHRVTTENVYRQHLVPVEGQTDVLTMGLPYICPYNVDSIMNPILVMCLGLGYFFNLYKGRPLVREGGVLIMSHPTPWEFHPVHHPSYIDFFEQVLADTTDPVEIEAKYEKQYAEDEWYRHLYRTSYAYHGVHPFYMWYWGAHALEHLGRVIIVGGDVRAVRRMGFSSASTLQDALEMATDVVGPRPTITHFHNPPILMADVT, encoded by the coding sequence ATGACCCGCCGCAGCCCACGCCCGGGCTTCGTCCTCGACGTCGACCGTTCGACCCCGCCCATCGTGTTCCATCACGGCGAGGGCTTCCGGCTCGAGAAGCTGCCCCCTGGCCGGTCCCGGGTCGTCTACCCGGCCGAGCCACTGCGCGGGCTCGACGATCCCGAGGCCGCCATCCGCCACGCGCTGTTGAACCCTCACGGCGAGTCCGAGCCACTGCCGGCCCTGCTGTTTCCGGGGATGAAGCTCACCATCGCCTTCGACGACGTCTCCCTGCCGCTGCCGCCCATGCGCCGGCCCGACATCCGCCAGCGGATCATCGAGGCGGTCCTCGACCTGGCGGCCGAGGCCGGGGTCGACGACGTGCACCTCATCGCCGCGCTCGCCCTGCACCGACGCATGACCGAAGGTGAGCTGCGACACGCCGTGGGCGATCGGGTCTATGACGCCTTCGCGCCGCGGAACCTGCTCTACAACCACGACGCCGAGGACCCCGACGGCATGGTGATCCTCGGCCAGACCGGCCACGGTGAAGACGTCGAGATGAACCGCCGGGCCGCCGAGAGCGACCTGGTGGTGTACGTGAACATCAACATCGTGGCCATGGACGGCGGCCACAAGAGCACCGCGACGGGTCTGGCCGGCTACGCGGGTGTGCGCCCGCACCACAACCCGAAGACCATGACCCAGTCCAAGTCGTTCATGGACCAGACCAGCTCGGAGCTGCACAAGAGCAACTGGCGCCAGGGCGACGTCATCCGCGACGCCGGGGTCAAGATCTTCCAGATCGAGACCACGATCAACAACAACACCTTCGGCCGCACCGGCCCGATGTCGATGCTGCAGAAGCGCGAGTGGGAGTGGACGACCCGCGACCGGGCGGCGTTCATCGCCATGCAGAACGGGCTCGGCGTCCTCCCCGCCCGTCGCCGCCGCCAGATCTTCCACTCGTGGGAGGCGCCCTACGAGATGACCTCGGTGCAGGCGGGCGAGGTCGAGGCGGTCCACCGGGTGACCACCGAGAACGTCTACCGCCAACACCTGGTGCCGGTCGAGGGCCAGACCGACGTGCTCACCATGGGGCTGCCCTACATCTGCCCCTACAACGTCGACTCGATCATGAACCCCATCCTGGTCATGTGTCTGGGGCTGGGGTACTTCTTCAACCTCTACAAGGGGCGCCCGCTGGTGCGCGAGGGCGGCGTGTTGATCATGAGCCACCCCACCCCGTGGGAGTTCCACCCGGTCCACCACCCGAGCTACATCGACTTCTTCGAACAGGTCCTGGCCGACACCACCGATCCGGTGGAGATCGAGGCGAAGTACGAGAAGCAGTACGCCGAGGACGAGTGGTACCGCCACCTGTACCGCACCAGCTACGCCTACCACGGCGTGCACCCGTTCTACATGTGGTACTGGGGAGCACACGCGCTCGAGCATCTTGGCCGGGTCATCATCGTGGGCGGCGACGTGCGAGCGGTGCGACGCATGGGCTTCAGCTCGGCGTCGACGCTGCAGGACGCGCTCGAGATGGCCACCGACGTGGTCGGCCCCCGACCCACGATCACCCACTTCCACAACCCACCGATCCTCATGGCCGACGTGACATGA
- a CDS encoding lysophospholipid acyltransferase family protein produces the protein MSASARTLARVVRRVPFPYRAPTTPRGVEPPPQRRRTGSDFPTEWARRYPARLTRLALLEAVMRPMIAGMAPPQRRGLDHLDRLEGPLIFAANHHSHIDTPLMLTSIPEPWRHRTFVGAAADYFFGNRVSGTFSALALNAVPIERTRISRDSADRAAALIEDGWSLVIFPEGGRSPDGWGQDYRGGAAYLALRCGVPIVPVHLAGTGRVLAKGDNRPTRSATTVTFGPPIVPTDSDDTRRLAARLEQAVAELADETTTDWWQARRRAAAGATPALSGPQAAGWRRAWALGERDPDRRRTRRRWPRLD, from the coding sequence ATGAGCGCGAGCGCACGCACCCTGGCCCGCGTGGTCCGTCGCGTGCCGTTTCCCTATCGCGCCCCCACCACCCCGCGGGGGGTCGAGCCCCCACCCCAGCGTCGACGCACCGGATCCGACTTCCCCACCGAGTGGGCCCGCCGGTACCCCGCCCGGCTGACCCGCCTGGCGCTGCTCGAAGCCGTGATGCGCCCGATGATCGCCGGGATGGCCCCACCCCAGCGGCGGGGCCTCGACCACCTCGACCGTCTCGAGGGACCGCTCATCTTCGCCGCCAACCACCACAGCCACATCGACACGCCGCTCATGCTCACCTCGATCCCCGAGCCCTGGCGCCACCGCACGTTCGTCGGCGCGGCGGCCGACTACTTCTTCGGCAACCGGGTGAGCGGCACGTTCTCGGCCCTGGCCCTGAACGCGGTACCCATCGAACGGACCAGGATCTCCCGCGACAGCGCGGACCGCGCCGCCGCGCTGATCGAGGACGGATGGAGCCTGGTGATCTTCCCCGAGGGCGGGAGGAGCCCCGACGGCTGGGGCCAGGACTACCGCGGCGGCGCCGCCTACCTGGCCCTGCGCTGTGGCGTGCCGATCGTCCCCGTGCACCTGGCGGGCACCGGTCGGGTGCTGGCCAAGGGAGACAACCGCCCCACGAGGTCGGCGACGACGGTCACCTTCGGACCGCCCATCGTTCCCACCGACAGCGACGACACCCGCAGACTGGCCGCTCGACTCGAACAGGCCGTGGCCGAGCTGGCCGACGAGACCACCACCGACTGGTGGCAGGCGCGGCGCCGGGCCGCCGCCGGCGCCACACCGGCGCTCTCCGGCCCCCAGGCCGCAGGATGGCGCCGGGCCTGGGCTCTCGGCGAGCGCGACCCGGATCGCCGACGCACGCGGCGCCGGTGGCCACGCTTGGACTGA